One Neodiprion pinetum isolate iyNeoPine1 chromosome 1, iyNeoPine1.2, whole genome shotgun sequence genomic window carries:
- the LOC124224722 gene encoding rap guanine nucleotide exchange factor 2 isoform X2, with the protein MLKYVHRPVRPRVVMRKKKGRRSMSRSWPGTPGTLSAISGDSEIDYPEVHGGGGRMHRTPHPITDHRQVNLVFDDTFSQGLTGRPELFQKSNRSSHSSDTSSAYSGSDTMTSVQSSLDADEVDLSGLVESIVDSDEEEDLAESMDSLTVRDTIRDCLEKDPVDRTADDIDILLEFTQHLKAFTNMTLAVRRALCAVMVFAVVERAGMIVLNDGEELDSWSVLINGAVEVEHSNGQVEQLQMGDSFGVQPTKERLLHRGVMKTKCDDCQFVCVTQDDYCKIQSQGVENTKRHEENGRVILVTELRGASDGTGRKSHVVIRGTPERLMLQLIKETSTTDPTYVDDFLLTHRTFIDNPLLVANQLLEWFTEPQVRDRVTRVVLFWVNNHFTDFETDPAMMEFLETFEIGLEKEKMHGQLRLLNIACAAKARTRNVTLTRPSRDEVLHFSILGGYERNFGIFISKVDKRSKAEDVGLKRGDQILEVNRQSFEHVSHAKALEILRGSTHLSITVKSNLLAFKEMLQTPDNSPRPRGRVSKPEITRLQTDLRLSTHTDPLTPVNAINPLVCNLPLLMTDSNVSPCKDAKKEHKGFMTLAPKKRLQKALEKMKILPKNTINDGVHVDDPLGPPHTPPGTGLTQTSNLYHSRSNPDLTTIYYDDRAPDYPEHVLKVYKADQTCKYLLVHKETTAHEVVMLALREFGITDSSSNFSLAEVSVREGGMIKQRQLADNLQNLAETIGLSSRYYLKTKGVSETLVADEQAPELVRESQVHFLHLNAVEVAIQLTLQDFSIFRKIESTEYVDDLFELRSRYGTPMLRDFAELVNREMFWVVTEICSEHNLVRRSKIIKQFIKIARQCKECKNFNSMFAIVSGLGHAAVGRLRATWEKLPTKYQRLFNDLEKLMDPSRNMSQYRQLIASEQTQPPIIPFYPVVKKDLTFIHLGNDSRVEGLINFEKLRMIAKEVRTLTKMCSSQYDLQTMTDIGGQALSSAMVSMNQMNSANQGGQTATVKRRKKSTAAPNPKKMFEEAQMVRRVKAYLANMEVITDEERLHALSAECEPHAGAVAIAAAVPLANRGRRHPSPTLSTTSSASSTSEGRKSIQGTKFGAASPQAQRKILALSDPHKTRPHQPKHCPAPLPIPGLALHAGGLEPSPGAPRRVGSATRVPMHERSHSDTPSGLPPPVDLSAESSSVTSLSNLQPLRKTLTSGSVTSSDSGHSTQLDSHSGSSVEAGGSPPPSQRRHSAMQGSVMRGGLPPFPHAVAVLPPLPATYNHYYHHPQPPQGLTGIGVGIGLPPGGMMMRGGPTRQPPAYKVAAQMARLHRLGRAHSHEGVTYHTDHDDDDEDAQVSAV; encoded by the exons ATGTTGAAGTACGTTCACAGACCTGTTCGTCCTCGCGTTGtaatgaggaagaaaaaaggacGACGTTCCATGTCCAGGAGCTGGCCTGGTACCCCAGGCACTCTCTCTGCTATCTCCGGTGATTCCGAG ATCGACTACCCCGAAGTACACGGCGGAGGCGGCAGAATGCACAGAACGCCGCATCCAATCACCGACCATCGTCAGGTCAACTTGGTATTCGATGAtacg TTTTCGCAGGGCCTGACTGGCAGGccagaattatttcaaaagtCAAACAGAAGCAGCCATTCCAGTGACACAAGCTCCGCTTATAGCGGCTCTGACACAATGACGTCTGTTCAAAGCTCCTTGGATGCCGACGAGGTCGACTTGTCCGGACTTGTCGAGTCCATAGTGGACAGCGACGAGGAAGAAGACCTTGCCGAAAGCATGGAT AGCCTGACTGTCCGCGACACGATAAGAGATTGCTTGGAGAAAGATCCCGTGGATCGAACTGCGGACGACATAGACATACTTTTGGAATTTACCCAACACTTGAAAGCCTTTACGAATATGACGTTAGCGGTGCGAAGAGCATTGTGTGCCGTTATGGTGTTCGCCGTGGTCGAGAGAGCCGGAATGATTGTTCTTAACGACGGTGAAGAATTGGACAGTTGGAGCGTGCTGATAAACGGAGCAGTTGAAGTTGAGCACAGCAACGGCCAGGTCGAGCAGCTCCAGATGGGGGACAGTTTTGGTGTTCAACCAACTAAAGAGCGCCTCTTGCATCGAGGGGTAATGAAAACGAA gTGCGATGACTGTCAGTTTGTGTGTGTAACGCAGGATGATTACTGCAAAATCCAGAGTCAGGGTGTTGAGAACACAAAACGGCACGAAGAAAATGGTCGAGTAATATTAGTCACTGAATTACGAGGCGCGTCGGATGGTACCGGACGTAAAAGTCACGTCGTTATTCGTGGCACCCCGGAACGTTTGATGTTACAGTTAATAAAAGAGACTAGCACCACAGATCCCACCTATGTAGACGATTTTTTGTTGACGCATAGAACGTTTATTGACAATCCACTGTTGGTAGCTAATCAACTTTTAGAATGGTTTACCGAACCACAAGTTAGGGATCGTGTAACGAGAGTTGTGTTGTTTTGGGTGAATAACCATTTCACGGATTTTGAAACTGACCCAGCAATGATGGAGTTTTTGGAGACGTTTGAGATCggtttggaaaaagaaaagatgcACGGTCAGTTGAG ATTGCTGAATATTGCGTGTGCGGCAAAAGCGAGAACGCGAAACGTTACATTGACAAGACCGAGCAGAGACGAAGTCCTGCATTTCAGCATACTCGGTGgctatgagagaaattttggaattttcatcTCTAAAGTTGACAAACGATCAAAGGCTGAAGATGTCGGATTGAAAAGAGGGGATCAAATTCTCGAAGTAAACAGGCAAAGCTTCGAGCACGTCAGTCACGCAAAAGCCCTCGAAATTCTCAGAGGATCAACGCATCTCAGTATTACGGTCAAGTCCAATCTTCTTG cATTCAAGGAGATGCTACAGACACCCGACAACTCACCGAGACCAAGGGGAAGGGTGAGCAAGCCAGAAATTACGAGATTACAAACCGACCTCAGACTGTCGACGCATACGGATCCATTGACACCAGTAAATGCCATCAATCCCTTGGTCTGCAACTTGCCGTTGTTAATGACAGACAGTAATGTCTCGCCGTGTAAAGACGCTAAGAAGGAGCACAAGGGTTTCATGACGCTAGCGCCGAAAAAGAGGCTGCAAAAGGCACtggaaaagatgaaaatattgcCAAAGAATACTATCAA cgATGGCGTACACGTTGATGACCCCCTAGGTCCTCCTCATACCCCACCAGGTACGGGACTCACCCAAACTTCGAACCTCTATCATTCCAGAAGTAATCCAGATCTCACTACGATATATTACGACGACCGTGCGCCAGATTATCCTGAACACGTTCTCAAGGTTTACAAAGCTGACCAgacttgtaaatatttattagtacaCAAAGAAACAACAGCTCACGAG GTTGTAATGCTGGCTCTGCGAGAATTTGGTATAACTGATAGCAGTTCGAATTTCTCTCTGGCTGAGGTGAGCGTCAGGGAAGGCGGTATGATCAAGCAACGTCAGTTGGCTGATAATCTGCAAAATTTAGCGGAAACGATAGGTCTTAGTTCTCGTTACTACCTAAAAACAAAGGGTGTATCCGAGACTCTTGTTGCCGATGAACAGGCGCCCGAACTTGTGCGAGAATCGCAAGTTCATTTCCTCCATCTAAATGCTGTTGAAGTTGCGATTCAGTTGACGCTGCAAGATTTCAGCATATTTAG gAAAATCGAATCGACCGAATACGTTGACGATTTATTTGAGCTAAGGAGTAGGTATGGCACGCCGATGCTCAGGGACTTTGCCGAGCTCGTCAACAGAGAAATGTTCTGGGTTGTGACAGAAATTTGTTCGGAGCACAATCTTGTCAGACGAAGCAAAATCATCAAACAGTTTATCAAAATTGCTC GGCAATGtaaagagtgtaaaaatttcaactcaatGTTCGCAATCGTTTCTGGGCTGGGTCATGCGGCAGTTGGTCGTCTTCGAGCAACTTGGGAGAAACTGCCTACTAAATATCAAAGGTTATTCAATGATCTGGAAAAACTCATGGATCCGAGTCGAAACATGAGCCAGTACAGGCAGCTGATAGCATCGGAACAAACTCAACCGCCAATC ATTCCTTTTTACCCAGTTGTTAAAAAAGACTTGACTTTCATTCATCTGGGTAATGACTCCAGGGTTGAAGGGctaatcaattttgaaaagctcAGGATGATCGCCAAGGAGGTGCGTACACTAACGAAAATGTGCTCCTCGCAGTATGATTTGCAAACCATGACAGACATCGGAGGACAAGCATTAAGCTCAGCAATGGTGTCAATGAATCAAATGAACTCGGCGAATCAAG GGGGACAAACGGCAACCGTGAAGAGACGGAAGAAGTCAACGGCAGCCCCGAATCccaaaaaaatgttcgaagAGGCTCAGATGGTTCGCAGAGTAAAAGCTTACCTAGCCAACATGGAAGTGATCACAGATGAAGAGCGTTTGCACGCGCTTTCCGCCGAGTGCGAACCCCACGCGGGCGCGGTCGCGATTGCTGCTGCCGTGCCGTTGGCCAACAGAGGTAGGAGACACCCGTCACCTACGCTGTCGACGACGAGCAGCGCGAGTAGCACAAGCGAAGGTCGGAAAAGCATACAAG GTACAAAATTTGGAGCAGCATCGCCACAAGCGCAGAGAAAAATACTTGCCTTATCCGACCCTCATAAGACGAGACCTCACCAACCAAAACACTGCCCAGCTCCACTTCCTATACCTGGCCTAGCTCTGCATGCGGGTGGCTTGGAACCCAGTCCCGGAGCGCCGAGAAGAGTCGGATCAGCAACGAGGGTTCCGATGCACGAGAGATCGCATAGCGATACACCTTCTGGACTGCCGCCACCTGTTGATCTGAGTGCAGAAAGCAGCAGTGTTACTAGTCTGAGTAATCTGCAACCTCTGAGAAAAACACTGACCAGTG GTTCCGTGACAAGCAGTGACAGTGGTCACAGTACGCAATTGGACAGTCACAGTGGCAGCAGCGTTGAAGCCGGTGGCAGCCCGCCTCCTTCGCAGAGACGACACTCGGCTATGCAAG
- the LOC124224722 gene encoding rap guanine nucleotide exchange factor 2 isoform X3: MIVIDYPEVHGGGGRMHRTPHPITDHRQVNLVFDDTFSQGLTGRPELFQKSNRSSHSSDTSSAYSGSDTMTSVQSSLDADEVDLSGLVESIVDSDEEEDLAESMDSLTVRDTIRDCLEKDPVDRTADDIDILLEFTQHLKAFTNMTLAVRRALCAVMVFAVVERAGMIVLNDGEELDSWSVLINGAVEVEHSNGQVEQLQMGDSFGVQPTKERLLHRGVMKTKCDDCQFVCVTQDDYCKIQSQGVENTKRHEENGRVILVTELRGASDGTGRKSHVVIRGTPERLMLQLIKETSTTDPTYVDDFLLTHRTFIDNPLLVANQLLEWFTEPQVRDRVTRVVLFWVNNHFTDFETDPAMMEFLETFEIGLEKEKMHGQLRLLNIACAAKARTRNVTLTRPSRDEVLHFSILGGYERNFGIFISKVDKRSKAEDVGLKRGDQILEVNRQSFEHVSHAKALEILRGSTHLSITVKSNLLAFKEMLQTPDNSPRPRGRVSKPEITRLQTDLRLSTHTDPLTPVNAINPLVCNLPLLMTDSNVSPCKDAKKEHKGFMTLAPKKRLQKALEKMKILPKNTINDGVHVDDPLGPPHTPPGTGLTQTSNLYHSRSNPDLTTIYYDDRAPDYPEHVLKVYKADQTCKYLLVHKETTAHEVVMLALREFGITDSSSNFSLAEVSVREGGMIKQRQLADNLQNLAETIGLSSRYYLKTKGVSETLVADEQAPELVRESQVHFLHLNAVEVAIQLTLQDFSIFRKIESTEYVDDLFELRSRYGTPMLRDFAELVNREMFWVVTEICSEHNLVRRSKIIKQFIKIARQCKECKNFNSMFAIVSGLGHAAVGRLRATWEKLPTKYQRLFNDLEKLMDPSRNMSQYRQLIASEQTQPPIIPFYPVVKKDLTFIHLGNDSRVEGLINFEKLRMIAKEVRTLTKMCSSQYDLQTMTDIGGQALSSAMVSMNQMNSANQGGQTATVKRRKKSTAAPNPKKMFEEAQMVRRVKAYLANMEVITDEERLHALSAECEPHAGAVAIAAAVPLANRGRRHPSPTLSTTSSASSTSEGRKSIQGTKFGAASPQAQRKILALSDPHKTRPHQPKHCPAPLPIPGLALHAGGLEPSPGAPRRVGSATRVPMHERSHSDTPSGLPPPVDLSAESSSVTSLSNLQPLRKTLTSGSVTSSDSGHSTQLDSHSGSSVEAGGSPPPSQRRHSAMQGSVMRGGLPPFPHAVAVLPPLPATYNHYYHHPQPPQGLTGIGVGIGLPPGGMMMRGGPTRQPPAYKVAAQMARLHRLGRAHSHEGVTYHTDHDDDDEDAQVSAV, from the exons ATCGACTACCCCGAAGTACACGGCGGAGGCGGCAGAATGCACAGAACGCCGCATCCAATCACCGACCATCGTCAGGTCAACTTGGTATTCGATGAtacg TTTTCGCAGGGCCTGACTGGCAGGccagaattatttcaaaagtCAAACAGAAGCAGCCATTCCAGTGACACAAGCTCCGCTTATAGCGGCTCTGACACAATGACGTCTGTTCAAAGCTCCTTGGATGCCGACGAGGTCGACTTGTCCGGACTTGTCGAGTCCATAGTGGACAGCGACGAGGAAGAAGACCTTGCCGAAAGCATGGAT AGCCTGACTGTCCGCGACACGATAAGAGATTGCTTGGAGAAAGATCCCGTGGATCGAACTGCGGACGACATAGACATACTTTTGGAATTTACCCAACACTTGAAAGCCTTTACGAATATGACGTTAGCGGTGCGAAGAGCATTGTGTGCCGTTATGGTGTTCGCCGTGGTCGAGAGAGCCGGAATGATTGTTCTTAACGACGGTGAAGAATTGGACAGTTGGAGCGTGCTGATAAACGGAGCAGTTGAAGTTGAGCACAGCAACGGCCAGGTCGAGCAGCTCCAGATGGGGGACAGTTTTGGTGTTCAACCAACTAAAGAGCGCCTCTTGCATCGAGGGGTAATGAAAACGAA gTGCGATGACTGTCAGTTTGTGTGTGTAACGCAGGATGATTACTGCAAAATCCAGAGTCAGGGTGTTGAGAACACAAAACGGCACGAAGAAAATGGTCGAGTAATATTAGTCACTGAATTACGAGGCGCGTCGGATGGTACCGGACGTAAAAGTCACGTCGTTATTCGTGGCACCCCGGAACGTTTGATGTTACAGTTAATAAAAGAGACTAGCACCACAGATCCCACCTATGTAGACGATTTTTTGTTGACGCATAGAACGTTTATTGACAATCCACTGTTGGTAGCTAATCAACTTTTAGAATGGTTTACCGAACCACAAGTTAGGGATCGTGTAACGAGAGTTGTGTTGTTTTGGGTGAATAACCATTTCACGGATTTTGAAACTGACCCAGCAATGATGGAGTTTTTGGAGACGTTTGAGATCggtttggaaaaagaaaagatgcACGGTCAGTTGAG ATTGCTGAATATTGCGTGTGCGGCAAAAGCGAGAACGCGAAACGTTACATTGACAAGACCGAGCAGAGACGAAGTCCTGCATTTCAGCATACTCGGTGgctatgagagaaattttggaattttcatcTCTAAAGTTGACAAACGATCAAAGGCTGAAGATGTCGGATTGAAAAGAGGGGATCAAATTCTCGAAGTAAACAGGCAAAGCTTCGAGCACGTCAGTCACGCAAAAGCCCTCGAAATTCTCAGAGGATCAACGCATCTCAGTATTACGGTCAAGTCCAATCTTCTTG cATTCAAGGAGATGCTACAGACACCCGACAACTCACCGAGACCAAGGGGAAGGGTGAGCAAGCCAGAAATTACGAGATTACAAACCGACCTCAGACTGTCGACGCATACGGATCCATTGACACCAGTAAATGCCATCAATCCCTTGGTCTGCAACTTGCCGTTGTTAATGACAGACAGTAATGTCTCGCCGTGTAAAGACGCTAAGAAGGAGCACAAGGGTTTCATGACGCTAGCGCCGAAAAAGAGGCTGCAAAAGGCACtggaaaagatgaaaatattgcCAAAGAATACTATCAA cgATGGCGTACACGTTGATGACCCCCTAGGTCCTCCTCATACCCCACCAGGTACGGGACTCACCCAAACTTCGAACCTCTATCATTCCAGAAGTAATCCAGATCTCACTACGATATATTACGACGACCGTGCGCCAGATTATCCTGAACACGTTCTCAAGGTTTACAAAGCTGACCAgacttgtaaatatttattagtacaCAAAGAAACAACAGCTCACGAG GTTGTAATGCTGGCTCTGCGAGAATTTGGTATAACTGATAGCAGTTCGAATTTCTCTCTGGCTGAGGTGAGCGTCAGGGAAGGCGGTATGATCAAGCAACGTCAGTTGGCTGATAATCTGCAAAATTTAGCGGAAACGATAGGTCTTAGTTCTCGTTACTACCTAAAAACAAAGGGTGTATCCGAGACTCTTGTTGCCGATGAACAGGCGCCCGAACTTGTGCGAGAATCGCAAGTTCATTTCCTCCATCTAAATGCTGTTGAAGTTGCGATTCAGTTGACGCTGCAAGATTTCAGCATATTTAG gAAAATCGAATCGACCGAATACGTTGACGATTTATTTGAGCTAAGGAGTAGGTATGGCACGCCGATGCTCAGGGACTTTGCCGAGCTCGTCAACAGAGAAATGTTCTGGGTTGTGACAGAAATTTGTTCGGAGCACAATCTTGTCAGACGAAGCAAAATCATCAAACAGTTTATCAAAATTGCTC GGCAATGtaaagagtgtaaaaatttcaactcaatGTTCGCAATCGTTTCTGGGCTGGGTCATGCGGCAGTTGGTCGTCTTCGAGCAACTTGGGAGAAACTGCCTACTAAATATCAAAGGTTATTCAATGATCTGGAAAAACTCATGGATCCGAGTCGAAACATGAGCCAGTACAGGCAGCTGATAGCATCGGAACAAACTCAACCGCCAATC ATTCCTTTTTACCCAGTTGTTAAAAAAGACTTGACTTTCATTCATCTGGGTAATGACTCCAGGGTTGAAGGGctaatcaattttgaaaagctcAGGATGATCGCCAAGGAGGTGCGTACACTAACGAAAATGTGCTCCTCGCAGTATGATTTGCAAACCATGACAGACATCGGAGGACAAGCATTAAGCTCAGCAATGGTGTCAATGAATCAAATGAACTCGGCGAATCAAG GGGGACAAACGGCAACCGTGAAGAGACGGAAGAAGTCAACGGCAGCCCCGAATCccaaaaaaatgttcgaagAGGCTCAGATGGTTCGCAGAGTAAAAGCTTACCTAGCCAACATGGAAGTGATCACAGATGAAGAGCGTTTGCACGCGCTTTCCGCCGAGTGCGAACCCCACGCGGGCGCGGTCGCGATTGCTGCTGCCGTGCCGTTGGCCAACAGAGGTAGGAGACACCCGTCACCTACGCTGTCGACGACGAGCAGCGCGAGTAGCACAAGCGAAGGTCGGAAAAGCATACAAG GTACAAAATTTGGAGCAGCATCGCCACAAGCGCAGAGAAAAATACTTGCCTTATCCGACCCTCATAAGACGAGACCTCACCAACCAAAACACTGCCCAGCTCCACTTCCTATACCTGGCCTAGCTCTGCATGCGGGTGGCTTGGAACCCAGTCCCGGAGCGCCGAGAAGAGTCGGATCAGCAACGAGGGTTCCGATGCACGAGAGATCGCATAGCGATACACCTTCTGGACTGCCGCCACCTGTTGATCTGAGTGCAGAAAGCAGCAGTGTTACTAGTCTGAGTAATCTGCAACCTCTGAGAAAAACACTGACCAGTG GTTCCGTGACAAGCAGTGACAGTGGTCACAGTACGCAATTGGACAGTCACAGTGGCAGCAGCGTTGAAGCCGGTGGCAGCCCGCCTCCTTCGCAGAGACGACACTCGGCTATGCAAG
- the LOC124224722 gene encoding rap guanine nucleotide exchange factor 2 isoform X4 produces the protein MDTFGMYQFSQGLTGRPELFQKSNRSSHSSDTSSAYSGSDTMTSVQSSLDADEVDLSGLVESIVDSDEEEDLAESMDSLTVRDTIRDCLEKDPVDRTADDIDILLEFTQHLKAFTNMTLAVRRALCAVMVFAVVERAGMIVLNDGEELDSWSVLINGAVEVEHSNGQVEQLQMGDSFGVQPTKERLLHRGVMKTKCDDCQFVCVTQDDYCKIQSQGVENTKRHEENGRVILVTELRGASDGTGRKSHVVIRGTPERLMLQLIKETSTTDPTYVDDFLLTHRTFIDNPLLVANQLLEWFTEPQVRDRVTRVVLFWVNNHFTDFETDPAMMEFLETFEIGLEKEKMHGQLRLLNIACAAKARTRNVTLTRPSRDEVLHFSILGGYERNFGIFISKVDKRSKAEDVGLKRGDQILEVNRQSFEHVSHAKALEILRGSTHLSITVKSNLLAFKEMLQTPDNSPRPRGRVSKPEITRLQTDLRLSTHTDPLTPVNAINPLVCNLPLLMTDSNVSPCKDAKKEHKGFMTLAPKKRLQKALEKMKILPKNTINDGVHVDDPLGPPHTPPGTGLTQTSNLYHSRSNPDLTTIYYDDRAPDYPEHVLKVYKADQTCKYLLVHKETTAHEVVMLALREFGITDSSSNFSLAEVSVREGGMIKQRQLADNLQNLAETIGLSSRYYLKTKGVSETLVADEQAPELVRESQVHFLHLNAVEVAIQLTLQDFSIFRKIESTEYVDDLFELRSRYGTPMLRDFAELVNREMFWVVTEICSEHNLVRRSKIIKQFIKIARQCKECKNFNSMFAIVSGLGHAAVGRLRATWEKLPTKYQRLFNDLEKLMDPSRNMSQYRQLIASEQTQPPIIPFYPVVKKDLTFIHLGNDSRVEGLINFEKLRMIAKEVRTLTKMCSSQYDLQTMTDIGGQALSSAMVSMNQMNSANQGGQTATVKRRKKSTAAPNPKKMFEEAQMVRRVKAYLANMEVITDEERLHALSAECEPHAGAVAIAAAVPLANRGRRHPSPTLSTTSSASSTSEGRKSIQGTKFGAASPQAQRKILALSDPHKTRPHQPKHCPAPLPIPGLALHAGGLEPSPGAPRRVGSATRVPMHERSHSDTPSGLPPPVDLSAESSSVTSLSNLQPLRKTLTSGSVTSSDSGHSTQLDSHSGSSVEAGGSPPPSQRRHSAMQGSVMRGGLPPFPHAVAVLPPLPATYNHYYHHPQPPQGLTGIGVGIGLPPGGMMMRGGPTRQPPAYKVAAQMARLHRLGRAHSHEGVTYHTDHDDDDEDAQVSAV, from the exons ATGGACACCTTCGGGATGTATCAA TTTTCGCAGGGCCTGACTGGCAGGccagaattatttcaaaagtCAAACAGAAGCAGCCATTCCAGTGACACAAGCTCCGCTTATAGCGGCTCTGACACAATGACGTCTGTTCAAAGCTCCTTGGATGCCGACGAGGTCGACTTGTCCGGACTTGTCGAGTCCATAGTGGACAGCGACGAGGAAGAAGACCTTGCCGAAAGCATGGAT AGCCTGACTGTCCGCGACACGATAAGAGATTGCTTGGAGAAAGATCCCGTGGATCGAACTGCGGACGACATAGACATACTTTTGGAATTTACCCAACACTTGAAAGCCTTTACGAATATGACGTTAGCGGTGCGAAGAGCATTGTGTGCCGTTATGGTGTTCGCCGTGGTCGAGAGAGCCGGAATGATTGTTCTTAACGACGGTGAAGAATTGGACAGTTGGAGCGTGCTGATAAACGGAGCAGTTGAAGTTGAGCACAGCAACGGCCAGGTCGAGCAGCTCCAGATGGGGGACAGTTTTGGTGTTCAACCAACTAAAGAGCGCCTCTTGCATCGAGGGGTAATGAAAACGAA gTGCGATGACTGTCAGTTTGTGTGTGTAACGCAGGATGATTACTGCAAAATCCAGAGTCAGGGTGTTGAGAACACAAAACGGCACGAAGAAAATGGTCGAGTAATATTAGTCACTGAATTACGAGGCGCGTCGGATGGTACCGGACGTAAAAGTCACGTCGTTATTCGTGGCACCCCGGAACGTTTGATGTTACAGTTAATAAAAGAGACTAGCACCACAGATCCCACCTATGTAGACGATTTTTTGTTGACGCATAGAACGTTTATTGACAATCCACTGTTGGTAGCTAATCAACTTTTAGAATGGTTTACCGAACCACAAGTTAGGGATCGTGTAACGAGAGTTGTGTTGTTTTGGGTGAATAACCATTTCACGGATTTTGAAACTGACCCAGCAATGATGGAGTTTTTGGAGACGTTTGAGATCggtttggaaaaagaaaagatgcACGGTCAGTTGAG ATTGCTGAATATTGCGTGTGCGGCAAAAGCGAGAACGCGAAACGTTACATTGACAAGACCGAGCAGAGACGAAGTCCTGCATTTCAGCATACTCGGTGgctatgagagaaattttggaattttcatcTCTAAAGTTGACAAACGATCAAAGGCTGAAGATGTCGGATTGAAAAGAGGGGATCAAATTCTCGAAGTAAACAGGCAAAGCTTCGAGCACGTCAGTCACGCAAAAGCCCTCGAAATTCTCAGAGGATCAACGCATCTCAGTATTACGGTCAAGTCCAATCTTCTTG cATTCAAGGAGATGCTACAGACACCCGACAACTCACCGAGACCAAGGGGAAGGGTGAGCAAGCCAGAAATTACGAGATTACAAACCGACCTCAGACTGTCGACGCATACGGATCCATTGACACCAGTAAATGCCATCAATCCCTTGGTCTGCAACTTGCCGTTGTTAATGACAGACAGTAATGTCTCGCCGTGTAAAGACGCTAAGAAGGAGCACAAGGGTTTCATGACGCTAGCGCCGAAAAAGAGGCTGCAAAAGGCACtggaaaagatgaaaatattgcCAAAGAATACTATCAA cgATGGCGTACACGTTGATGACCCCCTAGGTCCTCCTCATACCCCACCAGGTACGGGACTCACCCAAACTTCGAACCTCTATCATTCCAGAAGTAATCCAGATCTCACTACGATATATTACGACGACCGTGCGCCAGATTATCCTGAACACGTTCTCAAGGTTTACAAAGCTGACCAgacttgtaaatatttattagtacaCAAAGAAACAACAGCTCACGAG GTTGTAATGCTGGCTCTGCGAGAATTTGGTATAACTGATAGCAGTTCGAATTTCTCTCTGGCTGAGGTGAGCGTCAGGGAAGGCGGTATGATCAAGCAACGTCAGTTGGCTGATAATCTGCAAAATTTAGCGGAAACGATAGGTCTTAGTTCTCGTTACTACCTAAAAACAAAGGGTGTATCCGAGACTCTTGTTGCCGATGAACAGGCGCCCGAACTTGTGCGAGAATCGCAAGTTCATTTCCTCCATCTAAATGCTGTTGAAGTTGCGATTCAGTTGACGCTGCAAGATTTCAGCATATTTAG gAAAATCGAATCGACCGAATACGTTGACGATTTATTTGAGCTAAGGAGTAGGTATGGCACGCCGATGCTCAGGGACTTTGCCGAGCTCGTCAACAGAGAAATGTTCTGGGTTGTGACAGAAATTTGTTCGGAGCACAATCTTGTCAGACGAAGCAAAATCATCAAACAGTTTATCAAAATTGCTC GGCAATGtaaagagtgtaaaaatttcaactcaatGTTCGCAATCGTTTCTGGGCTGGGTCATGCGGCAGTTGGTCGTCTTCGAGCAACTTGGGAGAAACTGCCTACTAAATATCAAAGGTTATTCAATGATCTGGAAAAACTCATGGATCCGAGTCGAAACATGAGCCAGTACAGGCAGCTGATAGCATCGGAACAAACTCAACCGCCAATC ATTCCTTTTTACCCAGTTGTTAAAAAAGACTTGACTTTCATTCATCTGGGTAATGACTCCAGGGTTGAAGGGctaatcaattttgaaaagctcAGGATGATCGCCAAGGAGGTGCGTACACTAACGAAAATGTGCTCCTCGCAGTATGATTTGCAAACCATGACAGACATCGGAGGACAAGCATTAAGCTCAGCAATGGTGTCAATGAATCAAATGAACTCGGCGAATCAAG GGGGACAAACGGCAACCGTGAAGAGACGGAAGAAGTCAACGGCAGCCCCGAATCccaaaaaaatgttcgaagAGGCTCAGATGGTTCGCAGAGTAAAAGCTTACCTAGCCAACATGGAAGTGATCACAGATGAAGAGCGTTTGCACGCGCTTTCCGCCGAGTGCGAACCCCACGCGGGCGCGGTCGCGATTGCTGCTGCCGTGCCGTTGGCCAACAGAGGTAGGAGACACCCGTCACCTACGCTGTCGACGACGAGCAGCGCGAGTAGCACAAGCGAAGGTCGGAAAAGCATACAAG GTACAAAATTTGGAGCAGCATCGCCACAAGCGCAGAGAAAAATACTTGCCTTATCCGACCCTCATAAGACGAGACCTCACCAACCAAAACACTGCCCAGCTCCACTTCCTATACCTGGCCTAGCTCTGCATGCGGGTGGCTTGGAACCCAGTCCCGGAGCGCCGAGAAGAGTCGGATCAGCAACGAGGGTTCCGATGCACGAGAGATCGCATAGCGATACACCTTCTGGACTGCCGCCACCTGTTGATCTGAGTGCAGAAAGCAGCAGTGTTACTAGTCTGAGTAATCTGCAACCTCTGAGAAAAACACTGACCAGTG GTTCCGTGACAAGCAGTGACAGTGGTCACAGTACGCAATTGGACAGTCACAGTGGCAGCAGCGTTGAAGCCGGTGGCAGCCCGCCTCCTTCGCAGAGACGACACTCGGCTATGCAAG